A single window of Periophthalmus magnuspinnatus isolate fPerMag1 chromosome 22, fPerMag1.2.pri, whole genome shotgun sequence DNA harbors:
- the nenf gene encoding neudesin, which translates to METLWIYLLCALFMCTTLAEEDQKLKFKAASKPVRLFTEEELRKYDGSVEDLPIYMAVKGVVFDVTKGKEFYGKDAPYNAMVGKDSSRAVAKMSLDPDDLTSDTTDLTEEQLQSLDSIFEGTYKTKYPIVGYTASRILNQDGTPNEAFRPEDQPHFQIKDEF; encoded by the exons ATGGAAACACTATGGATTTACCTGCTCTGTGCTTTATTCATGTGCACGACTTTAGCTGAAGAAGACCAGaaattaaagtttaaagccGCTTCAAAGCCTGTGCGACTTttcacagaggaggagctgaggaaaTACGATGGGAGCGTG GAGGATTTGCCTATTTACATGGCAGTGAAAGGAGTGGTGTTTGATGTCACCAAAGGAAAAG AATTTTATGGCAAAGACGCTCCGTACAATGCTATGGTTGGAAAGGACTCCTCTCGAGCCGTGGCCAAAATGTCTCTGGACCCAGACGACCTCACATCTGATACT ACTGATCTAACAGAGGAGCAGTTGCAGTCCCTGGACAGTATTTTTGAAGGCACATATAAGACCAAATATCCGATTGTGGGCTACACCGCGTCCCGGATCCTTAATCAAGATGGAACCCCCAACGAAGCCTTCCGACCCGAGGACCAGCCACACTTTCAGATCAAAGATGAGTTTTGA